A section of the Pseudomonas fluorescens genome encodes:
- a CDS encoding LacI family DNA-binding transcriptional regulator, with protein MMTSKNDKNTRTTGRPTLNEVARLAGVSPITASRALRGISTVATELVEKVQKAAAELNYVVNPAARALASARSQSVVVLVPSLSNLLFIETLEAIHQVLRPKGFEVLIGNTHYSRDEEENLLRNYMAYQPRGLLLTGFDRTESARRMVESSNVPCVYMMDLDPAAGVNCVGFSQINAGETAAAHLISRGRKRLAYVGAQLDQRTLLRGEGFRRALQQAGLYDPALELLTPRPSSVGLGGELFLQLLASHPDVDAIFFGNDDLAHGALLEALRHGIKVPEQIAVLGFNDLPASSFMVPRLSSISTPREAIGRRAAEHLLTVMAGNRIARPVVDMGFELKVREST; from the coding sequence CTGATGACCTCCAAGAACGATAAAAATACCCGCACGACGGGTCGCCCTACCCTTAACGAAGTGGCCCGCCTGGCGGGCGTCAGCCCGATTACCGCCTCCAGGGCCCTGCGCGGCATCAGCACCGTGGCCACCGAACTGGTGGAAAAAGTGCAGAAAGCCGCGGCCGAGCTGAACTACGTGGTCAACCCGGCCGCCCGCGCCCTGGCCTCGGCGCGCAGCCAATCGGTGGTAGTGCTGGTGCCCTCGCTGTCCAACCTGCTGTTCATCGAAACCCTGGAAGCCATTCACCAGGTGTTACGGCCCAAGGGCTTCGAAGTGCTGATCGGCAACACCCACTACTCCAGGGACGAAGAAGAAAACCTGTTGCGCAACTACATGGCCTATCAGCCACGGGGCTTGTTGCTGACCGGCTTTGACCGTACTGAAAGCGCCCGGCGCATGGTGGAATCGAGCAATGTGCCCTGTGTGTACATGATGGACCTGGACCCGGCTGCCGGGGTCAACTGCGTCGGGTTCTCGCAGATCAATGCCGGCGAAACCGCTGCCGCGCACTTGATCTCCCGGGGCCGCAAGCGCCTGGCCTATGTCGGCGCACAACTGGACCAGCGCACCCTGCTGCGTGGCGAAGGTTTCCGTCGCGCTCTGCAACAGGCCGGGCTCTATGACCCGGCGCTGGAACTGCTGACACCGCGCCCTTCTTCAGTGGGCCTGGGTGGAGAGCTGTTCCTGCAACTGCTGGCCAGCCACCCCGATGTGGACGCGATCTTCTTCGGCAACGACGACCTGGCCCACGGCGCCCTGCTCGAAGCCTTGCGCCATGGAATCAAGGTACCCGAGCAAATCGCCGTGCTGGGCTTCAACGACCTGCCCGCGTCCAGCTTCATGGTGCCGCGCCTGAGCAGCATCAGCACCCCGCGCGAAGCCATTGGCCGACGCGCAGCAGAGCATTTGCTGACGGTGATGGCAGGCAACAGGATCGCCAGGCCGGTGGTGGATATGGGGTTTGAGTTGAAGGTGCGCGAGAGTACCTAA
- a CDS encoding SRPBCC family protein, with protein MKTQPAAFELSISRVIDAPPSRVFRAWTEPALLQQWWGPHGMTTPECEMNLWVGGLFRTLMRAPDGSEYPTQGVFLEIDAPRRLVFTDAFVPGWIPSGKPFMSAEVTFEEFEGKTRYTARAMHWSEADKQAHEAMGFHQGWGESLERLVTLVTQSMPD; from the coding sequence ATGAAAACTCAACCCGCTGCATTTGAACTGTCCATCAGCCGCGTGATCGACGCGCCACCGAGCCGGGTGTTCCGCGCCTGGACCGAACCTGCGCTGTTGCAGCAATGGTGGGGCCCCCACGGCATGACCACGCCGGAGTGCGAAATGAACCTGTGGGTCGGTGGCCTGTTTCGCACCCTGATGCGCGCGCCGGATGGTAGCGAGTACCCGACCCAGGGCGTGTTCCTGGAGATCGACGCGCCGCGCCGCCTGGTGTTTACCGATGCGTTTGTGCCTGGCTGGATTCCATCAGGTAAACCGTTCATGAGCGCCGAAGTGACCTTCGAGGAGTTTGAGGGCAAGACCCGCTACACCGCCCGCGCCATGCATTGGAGTGAGGCCGACAAACAGGCCCACGAAGCCATGGGCTTTCATCAGGGCTGGGGCGAGAGCCTGGAGCGGCTGGTGACCCTGGTGACCCAGAGCATGCCTGATTGA
- a CDS encoding gluconokinase — translation MSQPVTALVIMGVSGCGKSSVSEALCLLNGATAIEGDSFHPAANIEKMSAGHPLNDDDRAGWLDILCDELRRALKAGEHPVLTCSALKKKYRDHLREAAPGLGFVFLELTREVAADRVSHRPGHFMPASLIDSQFATLESPIGEPLTLALNASEDSIQDLAAQTHAWWLAHGFEPSR, via the coding sequence ATGAGTCAACCTGTTACCGCCCTGGTCATCATGGGTGTTTCCGGCTGTGGCAAGTCCAGTGTCAGCGAGGCCCTGTGCCTGTTGAACGGCGCCACGGCCATTGAAGGCGACAGCTTTCACCCGGCCGCCAATATCGAAAAGATGAGCGCAGGCCATCCCCTCAACGACGACGACCGTGCCGGCTGGCTCGACATCCTCTGCGATGAGCTGCGCCGCGCGCTCAAGGCCGGCGAGCATCCGGTGCTGACCTGTTCGGCGTTGAAGAAAAAATACCGCGATCACCTGCGTGAGGCCGCGCCGGGCCTGGGGTTTGTCTTCCTCGAACTGACCCGCGAAGTGGCCGCCGACCGGGTGTCCCATCGCCCCGGCCATTTCATGCCGGCCAGCCTGATCGACAGCCAGTTCGCCACCCTCGAATCGCCCATCGGCGAGCCGCTGACCCTGGCCCTCAATGCCAGTGAAGACAGCATCCAGGACCTGGCCGCACAGACCCACGCCTGGTGGCTGGCCCACGGCTTTGAACCTTCCCGATGA
- a CDS encoding glutathione S-transferase family protein — translation MGHALKILGRTSSINVRKVLWTCQELGIVYEREDWGIGFTPTQSPEFLALNPNAQVPVIIDDNGVLWESNTICRYLVGLHQRHDLLPAAPAPRAGVEQWMDWQATELNPSWGYAFHALVRQNPDFQDPQRIAAGVRGWNDKMGLLEQQLIKTGAYVAGNAFTLADILVGLSVHRWRMTPMVRPSYPAVDTYYTLLSQRPGFQAFALDGHN, via the coding sequence ATGGGACACGCGCTGAAGATCTTGGGTCGCACTTCGTCAATCAATGTACGAAAAGTCCTATGGACCTGCCAGGAACTAGGCATCGTCTACGAACGGGAAGACTGGGGCATCGGTTTCACCCCGACCCAGTCCCCCGAATTCCTCGCCCTGAACCCCAACGCCCAGGTGCCGGTGATCATCGACGACAACGGCGTGTTGTGGGAGTCCAACACCATCTGCCGCTACCTGGTGGGCCTGCACCAACGCCACGACCTGCTGCCCGCCGCCCCCGCGCCACGGGCCGGGGTCGAGCAATGGATGGACTGGCAGGCCACCGAGCTCAACCCATCCTGGGGCTATGCCTTCCATGCCCTGGTGCGCCAGAACCCGGATTTTCAGGACCCGCAACGGATTGCCGCCGGCGTGCGCGGCTGGAACGACAAGATGGGGTTGCTGGAACAGCAGTTGATCAAAACCGGCGCCTATGTGGCCGGTAACGCGTTCACCCTCGCCGATATCCTGGTCGGCCTGTCAGTGCACCGCTGGCGGATGACGCCCATGGTGCGCCCGTCCTACCCAGCGGTGGACACTTACTACACCCTGCTCAGCCAGCGCCCGGGTTTCCAGGCGTTTGCCCTTGACGGTCACAACTGA
- the alaC gene encoding alanine transaminase encodes MADQGSARRFARIDRLPPYVFNITAELKMAARRRGEDIIDLSMGNPDGPTPPHIVEKLVTVAQREDTHGYSTSKGIPRLRRAISRWYKDRYEVDIDPETEAIVTIGSKEGLAHLMLATLDQGDTVLVPNPSYPIHIYGAVIAGAQVRSVPLIPGVDFFAELERAIRGSIPKPKMMILGFPSNPTAQCVELDFFERVIALAKQYDVLVIHDLAYADIVYDGWKAPSIMQVPGAKDIAVEFFTLSKSYNMAGWRIGFMVGNPELVNALARIKSYHDYGTFTPLQVAAIAALEGDQQCVKDIAEQYRQRRNVLVKGLHELGWMVENPKASMYVWAKIPQAYAAMGSLEFAKKLLLEAKVCVSPGIGFGEYGDDHVRFALIENQDRIRQAVRGIRTMFRADGLVHKA; translated from the coding sequence ATGGCAGACCAAGGTTCTGCGCGCCGCTTTGCGCGCATAGATCGACTCCCCCCTTACGTGTTCAATATCACTGCCGAGCTGAAGATGGCTGCGCGTCGGCGCGGCGAAGACATCATCGACTTGAGCATGGGTAACCCCGACGGCCCGACTCCACCGCATATCGTGGAAAAACTGGTGACCGTTGCCCAACGCGAAGACACCCACGGTTACTCCACCTCCAAAGGCATCCCACGCCTGCGCCGGGCGATTTCGCGCTGGTACAAGGACCGCTATGAGGTGGATATCGACCCGGAAACCGAGGCCATCGTGACCATCGGTTCCAAGGAAGGCTTGGCGCACTTGATGCTGGCCACCCTGGATCAAGGCGACACGGTGCTGGTGCCCAACCCCAGCTATCCGATTCACATCTACGGTGCCGTGATTGCCGGCGCCCAGGTGCGCTCGGTGCCGTTGATTCCCGGCGTGGACTTCTTCGCCGAGCTGGAACGGGCGATTCGCGGCTCGATCCCCAAGCCCAAAATGATGATCCTCGGTTTCCCGTCCAACCCCACCGCACAGTGCGTGGAGCTGGACTTCTTCGAGCGGGTGATCGCCCTGGCCAAGCAGTACGACGTGCTGGTGATCCACGACCTGGCTTACGCCGATATCGTCTACGACGGCTGGAAAGCGCCGTCGATCATGCAGGTGCCGGGCGCCAAGGACATTGCCGTGGAGTTTTTCACCCTGTCCAAGAGCTACAACATGGCCGGCTGGCGTATTGGCTTTATGGTTGGCAACCCGGAGCTGGTCAACGCCCTGGCGCGGATCAAGAGCTACCACGACTACGGCACCTTCACCCCGCTGCAAGTCGCGGCGATTGCCGCGCTGGAAGGCGACCAGCAATGTGTGAAGGACATTGCCGAGCAGTACCGCCAGCGCCGCAATGTGCTGGTCAAGGGCCTGCATGAACTGGGCTGGATGGTGGAGAACCCGAAGGCGTCGATGTATGTCTGGGCGAAGATTCCCCAGGCGTATGCCGCCATGGGCTCGCTGGAATTTGCCAAGAAACTGCTGCTGGAAGCCAAGGTGTGTGTGTCACCGGGGATCGGCTTTGGCGAGTATGGCGATGATCATGTGCGCTTTGCGCTGATCGAGAACCAGGACCGCATTCGCCAGGCGGTACGCGGGATTAGGACAATGTTCCGGGCGGATGGCCTGGTCCACAAAGCCTGA
- a CDS encoding RNA polymerase sigma factor encodes MTVKARVEALYRSESRRILATLIRLLGDFDLAEEALHEAFFVAVERWQQDGVPDNPRAWLVSTGRFKAIDRLRRQARFTPLLQGQADALEAAHWSTEDVEDDRLRLIFTCCHPALAADAQVPLTLREICGLSTEEIARAFLATPATIAQRIVRAKGKIREAKIPFQVPGLVELPERLDSVLRVIYLVFNEGYSASMGADLTRDDLTREAIRLGHLLLELLPEPEVMGLLALMLLHESRRPARLSPAAELVLLEEQDRTLWDASLIAQGCALVEQALATRRFGPYCLQAAIAAVHAEAPSAAQTDWSQIVGLYDVLRRMLPSPVIELNRAVALAMRDGPLAGLRQVEGILARGELLDYHLAHSARGEFYRQLGRMKEARQAYEKALALTHQAPERRLLERRLATCTNPPL; translated from the coding sequence TTGACGGTCAAGGCCCGGGTCGAGGCGCTCTACCGCAGCGAGTCGCGGCGTATCCTGGCGACCCTGATTCGCCTGCTGGGCGATTTCGACCTCGCCGAAGAGGCCCTGCATGAGGCGTTCTTCGTTGCGGTCGAGCGTTGGCAGCAGGACGGCGTGCCCGACAACCCGCGGGCGTGGCTGGTGTCGACCGGGCGCTTCAAGGCGATCGACCGTCTGCGGCGCCAGGCCCGTTTCACCCCGTTGCTGCAGGGGCAGGCCGATGCGCTGGAAGCGGCGCACTGGAGTACCGAAGACGTGGAAGACGATCGCCTGCGCCTGATTTTCACCTGCTGCCATCCGGCGCTGGCGGCAGATGCCCAGGTGCCACTGACCCTGCGTGAGATTTGTGGCCTTAGCACCGAGGAAATTGCCCGGGCGTTCCTGGCCACACCGGCCACCATCGCCCAGCGCATTGTGCGGGCCAAGGGCAAGATCCGTGAGGCGAAAATCCCCTTTCAAGTGCCAGGGCTGGTGGAGTTGCCCGAGCGCCTGGACAGCGTACTGCGCGTGATTTACCTGGTGTTCAACGAGGGCTATTCGGCCTCCATGGGCGCCGACCTGACCCGTGACGATTTGACCCGCGAGGCCATACGCCTGGGCCACCTGCTCCTGGAGTTGCTGCCGGAACCGGAAGTCATGGGCCTGTTGGCGTTGATGCTGCTCCATGAGTCCCGACGTCCGGCCCGCCTATCGCCTGCTGCCGAGTTGGTGCTGCTGGAGGAGCAGGACCGCACGCTGTGGGATGCATCGTTGATTGCTCAAGGCTGCGCGTTGGTGGAACAGGCCCTGGCCACCCGGCGTTTTGGCCCTTATTGCCTGCAAGCTGCGATTGCGGCGGTGCACGCCGAGGCACCCAGTGCGGCCCAGACCGACTGGTCACAGATTGTCGGCCTGTATGACGTACTGCGCAGGATGCTGCCGTCCCCGGTGATCGAACTCAACCGTGCTGTCGCCCTGGCCATGCGCGATGGACCATTGGCCGGGTTGCGGCAAGTGGAGGGCATCCTGGCGCGTGGCGAGTTGCTGGATTACCACCTGGCGCATTCGGCGCGTGGGGAGTTCTATCGGCAACTGGGGCGTATGAAAGAGGCGCGCCAGGCCTACGAAAAAGCTTTGGCCTTGACCCACCAGGCCCCGGAAAGACGCTTGCTCGAACGCCGCCTGGCCACCTGCACCAACCCCCCCTTGTAG
- a CDS encoding methyl-accepting chemotaxis protein, producing the protein MKFASDITDQVTTLRTAADSAHATSVQNDACARKGSQVVQQTVQIIEEISRDLNEAALSIDAVSKQSDIIGTIVQTIRGIADQTNLLALNAAIEAARAGEHGRGFAVVADEVRSLAARTSQATIEIVDVVRKNHDLSLSAVSSMQSSLSRTGLGVELANEAGQVILEIQEGSRHVVDAIGQFNSTLQLQ; encoded by the coding sequence GTGAAGTTCGCCAGTGATATCACCGACCAGGTCACCACCTTGCGTACCGCTGCCGATTCGGCCCACGCCACCTCGGTGCAGAACGACGCCTGCGCCCGCAAGGGGTCGCAAGTGGTGCAACAGACGGTGCAGATCATCGAAGAAATCTCCCGTGACCTGAATGAGGCGGCGCTGAGCATCGATGCGGTCAGCAAGCAGTCGGACATTATCGGCACCATCGTCCAGACCATTCGCGGGATTGCCGATCAAACCAACCTGCTGGCGCTTAACGCGGCCATTGAAGCCGCACGGGCCGGTGAGCACGGGCGTGGCTTTGCAGTGGTGGCGGATGAGGTGCGCAGCCTCGCGGCGCGTACCAGCCAGGCGACGATTGAGATTGTCGATGTGGTGCGCAAGAACCACGACTTGTCCCTGAGCGCGGTATCGAGCATGCAGTCGAGCCTGAGCCGTACCGGGCTGGGGGTGGAGTTGGCCAATGAAGCGGGGCAGGTGATCCTGGAGATCCAGGAAGGCTCGCGGCATGTGGTGGATGCCATCGGCCAGTTCAACTCCACCCTGCAACTGCAATAA
- a CDS encoding YybH family protein, with the protein MSTAINTLIEQWKQAVVAKDVEQIVSFYADDIVAFDAVTALQFKGKAAYRAHWQACMECCPGPGVFDFHELHIVAADDSAFAHWLAHCGGSGPDGVLKTCWMRVTAGYQRINGQWRVVHEHWSAPFDMETGTGLFDLKP; encoded by the coding sequence ATGAGCACTGCAATCAACACCCTGATCGAGCAATGGAAACAAGCCGTCGTCGCCAAGGACGTCGAGCAGATTGTCAGCTTTTACGCCGACGATATCGTCGCGTTCGATGCAGTCACTGCCCTGCAGTTCAAAGGCAAGGCGGCCTATCGCGCCCATTGGCAGGCCTGCATGGAGTGTTGCCCGGGGCCCGGTGTTTTTGACTTCCATGAACTGCATATCGTGGCTGCCGACGACAGCGCCTTTGCCCACTGGCTTGCCCACTGCGGCGGCTCCGGGCCGGACGGGGTGCTTAAAACCTGCTGGATGCGTGTCACCGCCGGTTATCAGCGGATCAACGGGCAATGGCGGGTGGTGCATGAGCACTGGTCCGCGCCCTTCGATATGGAAACCGGCACCGGTCTGTTCGACCTGAAACCTTGA
- a CDS encoding GNAT family N-acetyltransferase — METRLAPYETLTAAQQQRLGTLEVHPEQLPYSGEIDCALNSLLVNPSPGIKGFALLADDIPVAFLLLKRPPCLPHWADAHSATLHALQVDRHQQGRGFGKACLQALPAAARLAWPQIRALELSVDSDNVAAMGLYLQQGWVDRGEAYKGRVGYERRLALLF; from the coding sequence ATGGAAACTCGCCTCGCGCCCTATGAGACGCTGACCGCTGCACAGCAACAGCGACTCGGCACCCTCGAAGTCCATCCCGAGCAACTGCCCTATAGCGGCGAGATCGACTGCGCACTGAACAGCCTGCTGGTCAACCCCAGCCCTGGTATCAAGGGCTTCGCCCTGCTGGCCGATGACATTCCCGTGGCCTTCCTGTTGCTCAAGCGCCCGCCTTGCCTGCCCCATTGGGCCGACGCACACAGCGCCACACTGCATGCCTTGCAAGTCGATCGTCACCAGCAGGGCCGGGGCTTCGGCAAGGCCTGCCTGCAAGCCCTGCCCGCCGCCGCCCGCCTGGCCTGGCCGCAGATCCGCGCCTTGGAGTTGTCAGTGGACAGCGACAATGTGGCGGCGATGGGCTTGTACTTGCAGCAAGGCTGGGTAGACCGGGGCGAGGCCTATAAGGGGCGGGTGGGCTATGAGCGGCGGTTGGCGTTACTGTTTTGA
- a CDS encoding GyrI-like domain-containing protein produces the protein MNQQATLPLEPRMEEGKAMVIAGVGGHYGKATLGDIPKLWELFDTCIKDIEKRIGGVTYGVCYNATQEEFDYIAGVEVPAKRDVPGNFESIEVPANRYAVFAHYGPVYALSQTYERIMFEWLPTSGYKVAGPDFERYSADFDVDKGTGSVEIWLPVVPA, from the coding sequence ATGAACCAACAGGCAACGCTACCCCTGGAACCCCGTATGGAAGAGGGCAAGGCCATGGTGATCGCCGGGGTCGGCGGTCATTACGGCAAGGCTACGCTGGGGGACATTCCGAAGTTGTGGGAGTTGTTCGACACCTGCATCAAGGACATCGAGAAACGCATTGGCGGCGTGACCTACGGCGTTTGCTACAACGCCACCCAAGAAGAGTTTGATTACATCGCCGGGGTCGAAGTGCCGGCCAAGCGTGATGTGCCGGGCAACTTTGAGTCCATTGAAGTGCCGGCCAATCGTTATGCGGTCTTCGCGCACTATGGGCCGGTGTATGCGCTGTCGCAGACCTATGAGCGGATCATGTTCGAGTGGTTGCCGACTTCGGGCTACAAGGTCGCCGGGCCGGATTTCGAGCGCTACAGCGCCGACTTCGACGTGGATAAGGGGACCGGCTCCGTGGAAATCTGGCTGCCCGTAGTGCCGGCTTGA
- a CDS encoding NAD-dependent epimerase/dehydratase family protein, whose translation MKGLNVLLTGACGRIGKTFFVASKDRYRFTLTDRVEPDFALDDHHFVQADLNDKTALAALLDGIDVIMHLSGIPHASATFDELLPNNILATTYLFEAAVAANVKRLVFASSAQTIEGYPVDRQITPGMPVLPANLYGVSKCYGEALCGYYAAKTPLSTIALRIGAFEFAETHDLNNARDLSAWLSPRDAVQLLQRSVEAEGVKHLIAHGISNNRFKRLDLSETTRVLGYQPVDDAFQLFEIPITY comes from the coding sequence ATGAAAGGACTCAACGTACTGCTCACCGGCGCGTGCGGCAGAATCGGCAAGACATTTTTCGTAGCGTCGAAAGATCGCTACCGCTTTACCCTCACCGATCGCGTCGAACCCGATTTTGCCCTCGACGACCATCACTTCGTGCAGGCCGACCTGAACGACAAAACGGCCCTGGCCGCGTTGCTCGACGGCATCGACGTGATCATGCACCTGTCGGGCATCCCCCATGCCAGCGCCACCTTCGACGAACTGCTGCCCAACAATATCCTCGCCACCACTTATCTGTTTGAAGCCGCCGTGGCCGCCAACGTAAAACGCCTGGTCTTCGCCAGCAGCGCCCAAACCATCGAAGGCTATCCGGTGGACCGACAAATAACCCCGGGCATGCCGGTGCTGCCGGCCAACCTGTATGGCGTGAGCAAGTGCTACGGCGAAGCGCTGTGCGGGTATTACGCCGCCAAAACCCCACTCTCCACCATCGCGTTGCGCATTGGTGCCTTTGAGTTTGCCGAAACCCACGACCTGAACAACGCCCGCGACCTCAGCGCCTGGCTCAGCCCACGGGATGCCGTCCAGCTGTTGCAGCGCTCGGTGGAAGCCGAGGGGGTCAAGCACCTGATCGCCCACGGTATTTCCAATAACCGCTTCAAACGCCTGGATTTAAGCGAGACCACACGGGTCCTGGGTTATCAACCGGTAGATGATGCGTTCCAGCTATTCGAGATTCCCATTACCTACTGA
- a CDS encoding GntP family permease, which translates to MFGMSHESYLLLDAVVTIIGLIVLITRFKVHPFIALIIAAGFLGLTSGMPVDKIIKAFQDGFGGVLGFVGIILALGTMLGKMMAESGGADQIAQTLIRAFGKEKVQWAMMFAAFLVGIPLFFEIGFVLLIPLVFIVARRTGVSLIKIGIPLLAGLSAVHGLVPPHPGPLLAIGVFGADIGKTILYGLIVALPTAIIAGPIFGTFIAKYIPGNPSQELVDQLARESDTKNLPSFSITLITVLLPVFLMLLKTFADIALAEGHIVRNWMDMIGHPISALLLALLLSLYTFGHRQGIHSKQILKLLDASLAPTAAIILIIGAGGGFKQMLVTSGVGDVIGHMAVTAQINPILLAWLVAAVIRIATGSATVATITGAGIVVPVVGMVPGVNLELLVLATGAGSLILSHVNDAGFWLVKQYFNMTVAETFKTWTAMETILSIVALGFIMLLSLVV; encoded by the coding sequence ATGTTTGGCATGTCCCATGAGTCCTACCTGCTGCTCGATGCAGTAGTCACCATCATCGGGTTGATCGTCTTGATCACCCGGTTCAAGGTCCACCCCTTTATTGCCCTGATCATCGCCGCAGGCTTCCTGGGCCTGACCTCGGGCATGCCCGTGGACAAGATCATCAAGGCCTTCCAGGACGGTTTCGGCGGCGTGCTCGGCTTTGTCGGGATAATCCTGGCGCTGGGTACGATGCTCGGCAAGATGATGGCCGAATCCGGCGGTGCCGATCAGATCGCCCAAACCCTGATCCGTGCCTTCGGCAAGGAAAAGGTGCAGTGGGCGATGATGTTCGCGGCCTTCCTGGTGGGCATCCCGCTGTTCTTCGAGATCGGCTTTGTGTTGCTGATCCCGCTGGTGTTTATCGTTGCCCGGCGCACCGGGGTCTCGCTGATCAAGATCGGCATCCCGCTGCTCGCCGGCCTGTCGGCGGTTCATGGCCTGGTGCCGCCGCACCCGGGGCCGTTGCTGGCCATCGGCGTGTTTGGCGCGGATATCGGCAAGACCATTCTCTACGGCCTGATCGTTGCCTTGCCGACCGCCATCATCGCCGGGCCGATCTTCGGTACGTTCATTGCCAAGTACATCCCTGGCAACCCGTCCCAGGAACTGGTGGACCAACTGGCCCGCGAGTCCGACACCAAAAACCTGCCAAGCTTCAGCATCACCCTGATCACCGTGCTGCTGCCGGTGTTCCTGATGTTGCTGAAGACTTTTGCCGACATCGCCTTGGCCGAAGGCCATATCGTGCGCAACTGGATGGACATGATCGGCCACCCGATCAGTGCCTTGCTCCTGGCCTTGCTGCTGTCGCTGTACACCTTTGGCCATCGCCAGGGTATCCATTCCAAACAGATCCTCAAGCTGCTGGATGCCAGCCTTGCGCCTACCGCTGCGATCATCCTGATCATCGGTGCAGGGGGTGGTTTCAAGCAGATGCTGGTGACCAGCGGGGTGGGTGACGTGATCGGCCATATGGCGGTGACGGCGCAGATCAACCCGATCCTGCTGGCGTGGCTGGTGGCGGCGGTGATTCGGATTGCCACCGGCTCGGCGACCGTGGCCACCATTACCGGCGCGGGCATTGTGGTGCCGGTGGTGGGGATGGTGCCTGGAGTCAACCTGGAGTTGCTGGTGCTGGCAACGGGGGCGGGTTCGTTGATTCTGTCGCACGTCAACGATGCAGGTTTCTGGCTGGTGAAGCAGTACTTCAACATGACCGTGGCCGAGACGTTCAAGACGTGGACGGCGATGGAGACCATCCTGTCCATCGTGGCACTGGGCTTTATCATGTTGCTGTCGTTGGTGGTGTAA
- a CDS encoding YciI family protein — MKYLCLVYSAEALLHSLPDSPRDEECHAYAETVHRSGRMLVAEALEPVSRATTVRMRNGKLAITDGPFAETKEQLAGFYLIEAKDLNEALQVAGGIPAARVGSVEVRPVRELNL, encoded by the coding sequence ATGAAATACCTGTGCCTGGTCTATAGCGCCGAAGCCTTGCTGCACAGCTTGCCTGACAGTCCCAGGGACGAGGAGTGCCACGCCTACGCCGAAACGGTCCACCGCAGTGGCCGCATGCTCGTGGCCGAGGCCCTGGAACCGGTGAGCAGGGCCACCACGGTGCGCATGCGCAATGGCAAGCTGGCGATCACCGATGGGCCGTTTGCCGAGACCAAGGAGCAGCTTGCCGGCTTCTACCTGATCGAAGCCAAGGACCTGAATGAGGCGCTGCAGGTGGCCGGCGGCATCCCGGCGGCGCGGGTCGGCAGTGTGGAAGTGCGTCCCGTGCGTGAATTGAATCTCTGA
- a CDS encoding LysR family transcriptional regulator, whose product MASHEVLQAFVQAATQGSFSAAARKLGKSQSTISAAVASLEIDLDVVLFDRSSRKPSLTPAGHVLLQRAEQVLEASSRLELAASQLSQGLEPKLSIAMSDTYQSGRFETALSALEQRYPDLELEWLIAECEDLIALVQSGRAQLAFIEAQEVYPPDLTHATVEERAQLALFVSPLHVLASLDGIDQQILQQHRELRLASIINPNENRPSGRVWSAPSFLMLMEMAILGFGWAPLPRWLVERFANGQLVELQARGWPRSVAVDALWSRQQPPGPAGSWLLEKMLE is encoded by the coding sequence ATGGCCTCTCATGAAGTGTTGCAAGCGTTTGTGCAGGCGGCGACCCAAGGCTCGTTTTCTGCGGCGGCGCGCAAGCTGGGCAAGAGCCAATCCACCATCAGTGCAGCGGTGGCCAGCCTGGAAATTGATCTGGACGTGGTGCTGTTCGACCGCAGCAGCCGCAAGCCAAGCCTGACCCCGGCCGGGCATGTCCTGCTGCAACGGGCCGAGCAGGTGCTGGAGGCCAGCAGTCGCCTGGAGCTTGCCGCCAGCCAGTTGTCCCAGGGGCTGGAGCCCAAGCTCAGTATTGCCATGTCCGATACCTATCAGTCCGGGCGCTTTGAAACCGCCCTCAGTGCCCTTGAGCAGCGCTATCCGGACCTGGAACTGGAGTGGTTGATTGCCGAATGCGAAGACCTCATCGCCCTGGTACAAAGTGGGCGGGCGCAGCTCGCGTTTATCGAAGCCCAGGAGGTCTACCCGCCAGACCTGACCCACGCCACCGTCGAGGAGCGCGCGCAACTTGCGCTGTTTGTTTCCCCGCTGCATGTACTGGCCAGCCTCGATGGCATCGATCAGCAGATCCTGCAACAACACCGGGAACTGCGCCTGGCAAGCATCATCAACCCCAATGAAAACCGGCCGAGCGGACGGGTCTGGTCCGCCCCCAGCTTTTTGATGCTGATGGAAATGGCCATCCTCGGCTTTGGCTGGGCGCCCTTGCCGCGTTGGTTGGTGGAACGCTTCGCCAATGGCCAACTGGTGGAGCTCCAGGCTCGCGGCTGGCCACGCTCGGTGGCGGTGGATGCCTTGTGGTCACGACAACAGCCGCCGGGCCCGGCCGGCAGCTGGTTGCTGGAAAAGATGCTCGAATAA